In Rhodopirellula sp. P2, the DNA window CGACACTCATCGTCGCACACCAACCGGCCACCTGCGGCAGCGGCAATCGTCGCGCCCGCGCAACCACGAGCGCGGCCCCGTGCCCAATGCCCCAGCAGACAAACGTCAGGGCGGCTCCGTGCCACAGCCCACCCAGCGTCATCGTGATCATCAGGTTGCGATTCGTTTGCGAGACAGTGCCGCGAGAACCACCGAGCGGAATGAACAAGTAGTCACGCAACCAAGTGGACAACGTGATGTGCCACCGGTGCCAGAACTCACCCACCGAGCTCGAAAGGTATGGGTGGCGGAAGTTCATAGGAAAGCGGTACCCCAACATCTTGGCGATTCCAATCGCCATGTCGCTGTACCCGGAAAAGTCATAGTAGATCTGCCCTGCGTAAGCGAACACAGCCAACCAGACCGTCGCAGGGTGATACAGCTCCGGACCCGCGAACACGCCATCGACAAGGTCAGCCAGATGATCCGCAATCAAGACCTTCTTCACCGCACCGCGAAGCAACTGCTGAGCGCCGTTGTACATTCGCTTGGAATTCCACGTTGGGCGTTCTGCTAATTGCGGCAGTAAATGAGCCGCGCGAACGATTGGGCCTGCGACCAACTGCGGAAAGAAGGCCACATACAACGCGAAGTCCAACAGACTCTCAGTGGGCGACATCTTCCGGCGATACACATCGATGGTGTAACTGAGCGTTTGAAATGTGAAGAACGAGATCCCCACCGGCAACACGATCGGCAACGTCGACGCATTCATCCCCAGCGAACGCACCAACGGTTCCGCGGTCTCGACAAAGAAATTGAAGTACTTGAAGAACCCCAGCATGCCAAGGTTGACGACCAAACTGCACAACAACCAACGCTTGCGGGTCGAATCTTCCGCACTCGCAGCAATTCGTTTCGCGACGAAGAAATCCACCGCGGTCGATAACAACAACAAGCCACAAAAGCGAACGTCCCAGTACGCGTAGAAGTAGTAGCTGGCCAGCAACAGCAGGCCGTTGCGAGCCACGCGCCCACGCAGCATCCACGCGATTGAAACGACCACCGCCAAAAAGCAGAGGAACTCGAGTTGCGTGAAATTCACTGGGGGCCTCCAGCGTTCACCAGCGAGCGGTCACCACGTTGAGATGCCTTCCAACGCTTCGCGAATTCGCGGGCAATCAATCGATAGCCAACTGGATTGAGGTGCCCGTTCCCAATCCGTCCGTTCTGGAATCCGTGAGGGAAGACACCGCGTCGCACGGATTCGCGAAAGGCAGGCCGACAATCAATGATCTGGATGGATTGTTCCGCCGCATGTTGCTG includes these proteins:
- a CDS encoding MBOAT family O-acyltransferase; translated protein: MNFTQLEFLCFLAVVVSIAWMLRGRVARNGLLLLASYYFYAYWDVRFCGLLLLSTAVDFFVAKRIAASAEDSTRKRWLLCSLVVNLGMLGFFKYFNFFVETAEPLVRSLGMNASTLPIVLPVGISFFTFQTLSYTIDVYRRKMSPTESLLDFALYVAFFPQLVAGPIVRAAHLLPQLAERPTWNSKRMYNGAQQLLRGAVKKVLIADHLADLVDGVFAGPELYHPATVWLAVFAYAGQIYYDFSGYSDMAIGIAKMLGYRFPMNFRHPYLSSSVGEFWHRWHITLSTWLRDYLFIPLGGSRGTVSQTNRNLMITMTLGGLWHGAALTFVCWGIGHGAALVVARARRLPLPQVAGWCATMSVVLFGWVLFRATSFENALAVYRGLIGWPSSVPLPVASTETWAAAGSILWLPPLPLMALVGMVAEHLVWRTRGRRWMRLPADRWFTPVATAMMIWALVLYAPRGFRPFVYFQF